Proteins co-encoded in one Corvus moneduloides isolate bCorMon1 chromosome 7, bCorMon1.pri, whole genome shotgun sequence genomic window:
- the LOC116446551 gene encoding LOW QUALITY PROTEIN: maestro heat-like repeat-containing protein family member 7 (The sequence of the model RefSeq protein was modified relative to this genomic sequence to represent the inferred CDS: substituted 1 base at 1 genomic stop codon) — MAGRFLGLFKVFRGKKREGPGAASAHQPEELKQFQQPRDDAAMDRTQEHNLPCSRFRRTAQMFRKFVRVRRRKTSTTATEGTAEPDSGLTELQAEPDVNTDSPECSEDSDSAMNDQMVKTLMVLTEDLVITNTDIGDTQGIAIPDTTPTPTGIHAPSLGFFEESAVSSQQQVPAMVRNMHQRLGSHVTVDARLSINILRLAEEHPVDVVLTLLRCAPSCDRAAAMMWRIIGSSGPTLEKVLPTLVRVMEHWPLHSMCTSDGDNKDVFALAATLVLWMILLDCHKAIILYSGRLFVALLFQVVITTQQMPEEVDHFWRACREEHRLPTNPNRVAVQAMKALLCRLRCDSEVMAMERKNGWDMLLCADTQHDAVALLAREMHRIFIPLSPLMAFHLFKRLSREEPRWDLPFLAFLVEVLRCLDLSKHGNSVLEIMSRYLQSECRERHLLALRGLVVLSKDPVLARRMCSLSRRLVELLGDADGYAISMTLSVLTNMLENEYIVISSTTAPKLAEALLPLFDNDDSHVQLLSIDLFFKVMDLVVDEGIKPLKRIVSQSLLPLLFHCHDENRNVAESSREMLICVTRFLKKRKLKQLVKKEKMLKFGKCLLAEDRSRAAEHLRRALPYLYSPQEPLREAAVRFIGNARVFLRGQKEELQVLSEAIQASKNDAGPFCSNRKIQAHFAQRAEELGSSSGSSETVSQEQHQXTVRFHNTVEFKVLLSTPKASSGTRTLRVRDRSRV; from the exons ATGGCGGGCAGATTCCTCGGCCTGTTCAAAGTGTTCAGGGGCAAAAAGAGGgaaggccctggagctgcctcagCACACCAGCCTGAAGAGCTGAAGCAGTTCCAGCAGCCACGGGATG ATGCAGCCATGGACCGGACACAAGAGCACAATCTGCCCTGCAGCCGCTTCCGGAGAACAGCGCAG ATGTTCCGGAAGTTTGTGCGCGTTCGGCGTAGAAAGACCAGCACGACAGCAACtgagggcacagctgagcctgaCTCTGGGCTGACCGAGCTCCAGGCAGAGCCTGATGTCAACACAGATTCACCTGAGTGCTCAGAAGACTCTGACAGTGCAATGAATGATCAAATGGTGAAGACACTCATGGTACTGACTGAGGACCTGGTCATCACAAACACCGACATCGGAGACACTCAGGGCATTGCAATTCCTGACACCACGCCCACTCCCACTGGGATTCATGCTCccagtctgggtttttttgaggagaGTGCTGTTTCTTCTCAGCAGCAG GTGCCAGCCATGGTGAGGAACATGCACCAGAGACTCGGGTCCCATGTCACTGTGGATGCCAGGCTGTCCATTAACATTCTGAGGCTGGCTGAGGAACACCCTGTTGATGTGGTGCTGACCCTCCTGCGCTGTGCCCCATCGTGTGACAG agctgctgcaatgATGTGGAGAATCATAGGCTCGTCAGGACCAACACTGGAGAAGGTGCTGCCAACACTGGTCCGTGTAATGGAGCACTGGCCTCTGCACAGCATGTGCACCTCTGATGGGGACAACAAGGATGTTTTTGCCCTGGCT GCAACTCTGGTGCTTTGGATGATTTTGCTTGACTGCCACAAGGCAATAATCCTTTATTCTGGGCGCCTGTTTGTGGCTCTGCTCTTCCAAGTTGTCATCACCACCCAGCAGATGCCAGAGGAAGTTGATCACTTCTGGAGAGCATGCCGGGAGGAACACCGCCTTCCCACCAACCCCAACAG GGTTGCAGTGCAGGCCATGAAGGCTCTGCTCTGTCGACTGCGATGTGACAGTGAGGTGATGGCTATGGAGCGCAAGAATGGCTGGGAcatgctgctgtgtgctgacaCCCAGCACGATGCAGTGGCTCTGCTGGCCAG GGAAATGCACCGTATCTTTATCCCCTTGTCTCCCCTCATGGCATTCCACCTATTCAAGCGGCTCAGCAGGGAGGAGCCACGCTGGGATCTGCCCTTCCTGGCTTTCCTTGTGGAG GTCCTCAGGTGCCTGGACTTGAGTAAACACGGTAACAGCGTCTTGGAGATCATGTCTAGGTACCTGCAGAGCGAGTGCAGGGAGAGGCATCTTCTGGCACTCAGAGGCCTCGTGGTGCTCAGCAAGGATCCCGTGTTG GCCAGAAGAATGTGCAGCCTGTCCCGACGgcttgtggagctgctgggtgatGCAGATGGATATGCCATCAGCATGACCCTCTCTGTGCTCACGAATATGCTCGAGAACGAGTACATCGTGATATCCAGCACCACTGCCCCGAAGCTGGCTGAGGCACTCCTGCCACTCTTTGATAAT gacgACAGCCATGTGCAGCTGCTCTCCATTGACCTCTTCTTCAAGGTGATGGACTTGGTAGTGGATGAGGGAATAAAGCCCCTGAAGAGAATTGTGAGCCAGAGTCTGCTCCCACTCCTCTTTCACTGCCATGATGAGAACCGGAACGTGGCAGAG TCCTCTCGTGAAATGCTGATTTGTGTGACCCGGTTcctgaagaagaggaaactCAAGCAGCTggtgaagaaggagaagatgTTGAAATTCGGCAAATGCCTG ctggcagaggacaggagccGAGCGGCCGAGCACTTGCGCCGGGCCCTGCCGTACCTGTACAGCCCACAGGAGCCCCTGCGAGAGGCGGCCGTCAGGTTCATTG GGAATGCCAGGGTGTTCTTGAGGGGGCAGAAGGAAGAGCTCCAGGTCCTCAGTGAGG CCATTCAAGCTTCGAAGAACGACGCCGGGCCATTCTGCTCTAACCGGAAAATTCAAGCCCACTTTGCCCAAAGAGCTGAAGAATTAGGGTCATCTTCTGGATCCAGTGAAACAGTGTCCCAAGAGCAGCACCAGTAGACA GTCCGGTTCCACAACACTGTGGAGTTCAAGGTCTTGCTGAGCACCCCGAAGGCCAGTAGTGGGACAAGGACCCTGCGTGTCAGGGACCGAAGTCGGGTCTAA